DNA from Narcine bancroftii isolate sNarBan1 unplaced genomic scaffold, sNarBan1.hap1 Scaffold_211, whole genome shotgun sequence:
ctctacatcacctttgttgacctcaccaaagccttcgacaccgtgagcaggaaagggctttggcaaatactagagcgcctcggatgcccccaaaaGTTCCTCAaagtggttatccaactgcacgaaaaccaacaaggtcggatcagatacagcaatgagctctctgaacccttctccattaacaatggcatgaagcaaggctgcgttctcgcaccaaccctcttttcaatcttcttcagcatgatgctgaaccaagccatgaaagacctcaacaatgtagacgctgtttacatctggtaccgcacggatgacagtctcttcaatctgaggcgcctgaaagctcacaccaagacacaagagcaacttgtccgtgaagtactctttgcagacgatgctgctttagttgcccattcagagccagctcttcagcacttgacgtcctgttttgcggaaactgccaaaatgtttggcctggaagtcagcctgaagaaaactgaggtcctccatcagccagctccccaccatgactaccaacccccccacatctccatcgggcacacaaaactcaaaacggtcaaccagtttacctatctcggctgcaccatttcatcggatgcaaggatcgacaacgagatagacaacagactcgccaaggcaaatagcgcctttggaagactacacaaaagagtctggaaaaacaaccaactgaaaaaccgcacaaagataagcgtatacagagccgctgtcatacccacactcctgttcggctctgaatcatgggtcctctaccggcatcacctacggctcctagaacgcttccaccagcgttgtctccactccatcctcaacattcattggagcgacttcatccctaacatcaaagtactcgagatggctgaggccgacagcatcaaatccacgctgttgaagatccaactgcgctgggtaggtcacgtctccagaatggaggaccatcgcctccccaagatcgtgttatatggcgagctctccactggccatcgtgtcagaggtgcaccaaagaagaggtacagggactgcctaaagaaatctcttggtgcctgccacattgaccaccgccagtgggctgatatcgcctcaaaccgtgcatcttggcgcctcacagttcggcgggcagcaaccttctttgaagaagacagcagagcccacctcactgacaaaagacaaaggaggaaaagcccaacacccaaccccaacccaccaattttcccctgcaaccatgaatgcctgtcccgcatcggacttgtcagccacaaatgagcctgcagctgacgtggacatttacccctccataaatcttcgtccacgaagccaagccaaaggcaGCACAAGAAAATAAGGCATGAACCTGCCCACCATTCTATGTGATCATAGTTGGCCTCAACTCCTTCTGCACCAGtttcccataaccctctgttCCTAACTCACCTATTTATCTCCACTTTTATATTTAtctaatgatctggcctccatcaCCTTCAGAGCAGACAATTCCAGAGACTCACCTTCCTCTGAGAAATTAGAAATGAACACCCTGCTATTTTGCAGCTGTGTCGCCTGACCCCATTCTTCCATTCACCTTGCCTTTGATGCTGGTGTTACTTTTCATAGTCAGTAAGCAGAAAAGTTTGCATATGTGAGCCTGACACATATCTGAGCACCCGCTAACTCACAACTTGCAACTTCTCATTTTCTCCTTGACATTTCAAATCtaaccacctccctcccccatatGATGTCATTGCTTTCACAATTTAGTCAATTCTCAGGTTATAAATTGAATGTGCATAAGAATGAACTTCTTCCATTGAATTTTTCTTCAGTAGTGTGCTGTGATTCTCCTTTTAaggtttttaaaaatcagtttacTTGGTATTACAATTTCAAAGAATCATAACCATCTTTTTAAGGATTATCTAACTATGCTTAAACAAGTGAAACATtccctgacccaatggtcaccttTGTCTACAACTCTAGTTGGCcatataaattctattaaaatgaatattttgcctaaatttttatatctttttaatcTGTTCTAATATTTGTTCTTAAATTGTTTTTGACTTACTTGATTCAGCTATATCATTCCACATATGGAAGAGTAAGAATCCTCGTCTTAATAAAGTTCTTCTTCAGAGGTCTAAGATGGTGGAATGGCTCTGCCTAACTTTAGATTCTATGAAGTCAATAGATAATGTCTTACGTCTTGGTCCTTCTTTTATAATCATTCGGACTGCCCATTATGggtatcaatggagctgaatttccccccccaccgcccccccaaaCCTTTTCTAATTCAGAGCTTCTTGGCTCTTCACTTCCATTCTCAACTAAGTTAATAgataatccaattgttaaatattctatgagaattttggcacaatttagaaaatattttgcattttgtaatttctctttctctcaaGTTCTATCGTATCCAGCCACTTTTTTCAACCCTCTTTACTTGACgatatttttcagagatggtatagAGAAGGTATTTGAAGCTTTAAGGATATGTTCATTGATGCATATTTTGCATCAGTTGAGCAGttttctgctaaatttaacttgcccaaatctcaatTCTTTACATATTTGCAAGtctggcattttcttgaatcacgtTTCTAATTTTATAAGaaagtctgaatcaaattttgtagattttttttagtttaatgccTTCTGGTAAAGGTTTAATAttattatttatgagaaattgttatgtttagaTCAGACttcattagttaaaatcaaaaatgcttgggaacaggatttaaatttgactatattggaTGTCGATCAGGACtcaattcttaagttggttaatagttCTTCATTATGTGCTCAACATTGTCTATTACATTTCAAAGTGGAGCACAGAGCACATATGTCGAAGCCTAATTGTCTCGCTTTTATTCTGATACGACTTCCTGgggtgacaggtgtaagagcagagaagcgtcattaattcatatgttctggacatcctagtctagaaaaatactggagagaggttttccatactttatcaaaCATTTTCAGTATAGATTTCACCGAACCCTTTGGTGGCCTCTTCAGTACAATGGTTGGGAATGATTCTTTGTTTCTGGTTCAGAGGCGCActatttcttttgcttctcttctgaTGAAGTATGagattttactgaaatggaaggatgctgccccatctactcatgatcagtggttgtgggacatggaaaagattcattattcaattaataattcagaaagTTATGGGGGTCGTTCATGACTcattatcttactttataattttactccaatgtaattaaattgtccaactcgtatcttttccacattctttttttcttttaataccagtcataTATAGAATCTGGCAATGCAGTGAGGTACGGGGTTAGAGTTTTTCTCTACTGTTTACTTGCCTTTTTTtcatactatttagaatatgaattatggctATGATTTACATTTTTTATGTTTGTGTTAAATGGAATGTCTTATTTAGTATGTGTAACTGTCCAAAACATCTTATTGTAACCTTTTTGTTCATATgttttttattaaaatcaataagaataattttttttaaaaacttattgaCTGCCATAAAGTTTTGAAAACATTTCTGCCTTTTGAATCACAAAGGCATACTTCACAGTTTCATATGAACACTTCTGCTGGcttccagatttaaaaagttCTGACAATAAACATCAGGTACAAGATCAATAAGCAGAACCCACTGAAACTGCCAATAAAATCCTTGAAAAGTTTGCATATTTGAGCCTGACACATATCTGACCCACACTCTAACTCACAACTTGCAACTTCTCATTTTCCttgtaaattttttaatgatggccagttctgttcatttttttttagagaaTTCCTTGAGGTTTAGGGTGAGATGAGGTGAAACAAGGTCTCCCAATTTGTATTCCATGTTTCAATAGCTTCCTTTGTGTGCAATCTGGTGCACAATTATCCTGAACCAAGCTGTGATTGTAAATAGACCATAAAAATGTCAAGCAATACAGGGATTCATGTCCACATCTCTCTATTCTACAGCATGCTGGAATAGGTTGCTGTCATTCTCAAAGTGACTCTCTGCCCGACACAGAATgtgtttgaaaataattttacgGAAGGTATTGCGGAATTCCTGAATCTTGTATGCATAGATGATGGGATTCCCGACGGAGTTGGCATGAGACAGAATGATGGCAGCATCCATGATTCCGGTGCCCAGGCTCTCGAAGTATTGCGGGTGGAAATAATGAATGCAGTTGATTATGTGAAGGGGGAGCCAGCAAAAAGCAAAGAACCCAACAATGATGGAGAGGGATTTGGCCACCCTGACCTGGTTCTGGAGAAATGTTCTGGATTTGTCTGAGTGTCCAGAGCTCAGCTCTATCTTTTGCAATTGCATCCTGGCCACAGTGAAGATTTTGACATAAATCCCCAGCATGACGAGAAGGGGAATTAGAACGCAGCCCAGGAAGTTGAAGTAAATCATGTATTCCATATCAACCACATTCAAAAAGAGGCAGTTCCCTGTCACGTTGCGGAGACTGGAACTGTTGCCTGGATGGGCATCGCAGAGGGGCGTGCTGCAATTTTGCCATTTCACAGTCCAACCTCTCTGATTCCATCCAAAAAATGGAGTCAGCCCGATGAGAAAGGACAAAAGCCAGAAGACTGCTATAATCAATCTGGCTCGCCTCCCAGTTATCAGTCCATGATATCTGTGAGAGAGGAAGCAATACAAAGTGAGGAAACATTGAAATATCCGTTGTCCTCAATCCCTGCTATTTTTCATCAGGAATTGCAACATGTTTTAGCCAAATTGTTTACTTTTTGTTTTCTGTGACGAATGAAATCGGCCCAGAGGAATGGAGGAATCCCCATGACTACAAGTAGAAATAAATATATCAATCTTTATTTTAAGGGATTAGATATTTAACAATGTACAAACAGAACTGACTGACTAAACACTTGTGTATCCATGGGAGTGATCTACTACATCCGGTGCTCCacctgtggtcttctctacatcggagagactgcgagaccactttgctgagcaccttcactccatctgcatcagtgacagggacctcccagtggccaaacgcttcaattctgcgtcccactcccatgctcatatATCTGTCCAAGGTCTCGTATTGtcccaagaccacctgtaaattggaggaatcttcaaccaaatggcattttcattgacttctccggtttttgctaacctactctcctttccccttccttCTCTTCCTCGATCAGTTTTACACTTTTCTACAGATGCCTGTcagcatttttccatatcttgatgaagggctcaagcccaaaacgtcagttctgtatctttacctttgctatgtgaAGTACACTGTTTTttcctgctgagattctccagcattgtgttttcaccttGACTAAAAACTATTCACATTTGAAGaatatttttggaatttttaaaatttcagaagcAATCCTCAATGTCATCATCCCTGGCGAGACGTCGTCACTCATCTGAAGAACAAATGACCTGTGAAATTCATGCCAGTATTGTGAAATGGATGTTCCAGTGGGACAATGACAGGACAGAGAGAGGCCACTTTGCCCCTCAAGCCACTCCGGCCATTCAGTATGTTCTGGTCTTCCCAAGGCCTTGCTTGTTTCTTCTTTCCCAGTtcccaattttttcaaaattgtatcCACTTCCTCTTTAAACACAACCAGTGATCCAGCCCTGGCAACTCtctggggtagagaattccagaatccTATAACTCAGTTTAAATGATTGCTATCTACATTTGTAactatgaagttttttttttacactatttCATCACATGCTTCCAAGGGCCGAGACAGTGACAGTTGGACACAGGGTAAAGCACTCCCTACACCCTCATCAAATGCGGCCAGGGCAGGAACAATACTGGGTTGGTTGGAAGGCTGCTTAAATTAGCTGGAGGGTGGTGGAGAGAAACACAGTGCTAGTGAGAGGAAGCAGCCCTTGTTTTTATATGTTTTAGTtagtggtgagtgtgtgtgtgtgtgtgtgtgtgtgggaggctGTGATAGTTCATCCTTGCTATCaattcacatttctctgtattcaaTTCCATCAACCAGTCCTCTGCCTACTTCCCTGACTGaacaagatcctgctgcaatctttggcaactgttttcactatgggaaacaactttgccacatcttctCTGTCCTGGCTTCAAAGttccaaggagtccagtccaagagccgtcaaacattcctcatgtgctaatcccttcattccacagatcattcttgtgaatcttctctgaaccctctccaacgacagcacatcctttcataaataaggagcccaaactgAACCCCgctctccaagtgaggtctcaacatcacatccctgctcttgtatcttatCCCTCTAGAAGTGACGCCAAATtgtattcgccttcttcaccaccaactcaaggTTAACCTTATCCTACATGAGAACTCTCAAGTCCTTTTACATCTCCGAATTTTGATTTTATCCCCATTGAAATAATAGTTGgtgcttttattccttctaccaaagtacaaGACAGTACTCTTCAAcgtctctgcccattctcctaatctatccaagtctctctgcagcctctccatgtcCAAATCACTGCCTCTCCGTCTTTCAtgtgcaaacttagccacaatgCCATtttttccacaatccaaatcaataaCATACAAGTAAAAAGAagtgacccctgcggaacaccactagtgacCGGTAGccgaccagaataggatccctttattctcacTGTTTCCTGCTGAAGATCCAATGCTTTGCCCAGGCACCCATctctcctgtaattccatggactctCATCTTGTTTGGGTCACCTCGTCAAAGGCCCCCTCCCTCGTTcatcctgtcccactcccttccctgaCCGTGTCCTGGGTCATCTGGATGAGGGAAGAGAATGGTTTATTTCGCCACAGACGCTGACCAGTTCACCGTCTTCCCATTCCCAGTGGGATCCCAGACTCAGTCCCCACTCCCACCGCAGGGAAATGCTGCGGCCGGTCCACGGTACCCGGGGATGCAGGTAGCCCGGATCCAGCGCCCATGAAGCCGGCACTCCTCCCCGTCCCACCCTCGGCATGGTCTGGGCCAATCTGCCCCTCGTCCAGGCTGCTGTCCCTCGGTCAAGCTGCTGCCCGTTCTTACCTGAGGTGGGTGCTGACGGCGAGGTAGCGATCGATTGCCACACCAAGCAGGCTGAAGATAGAGCTCTGGGTCAGCACCAGCACGAAGCAGGCGAGGAAGAGACATGGGTGGAAGGGGAGGGCGAGCCCAAGGCTGATGGTGATGGCGAACGGGATGGCGAACGTTCCGACCGCGATGTCCGCCACCGCCAGGGACACCAGGAAGTAATTGGTGGCCGTTCTGAGGTTGTTGTTGGCGGCCACGGACCAGCAGACCAGCAGGTTCCCCAGCAGGGCGAGTAGCGCCATCAGGAGCTCCAAGGAGATGTACGCCCGCGCCGCCGGCCGGAGCGGCTCCCCCATCAGCTTCACCCTCCACCTCTCTTACTTCCCGCCCGCTTTAACGCCCCACAGCAATTTCACCTCAATTATTCTCTCGCtgatctctttccctctccctttttcctcccacccactccacctctctctcctaccctcattctctccccctctttctccccttcactctcctctctctcccttcctccctttctctccccctcactctctctctccctctcactctcccccctctctccttctcactctcttccccctcttgtctctcccctctcactctctctccctctcattcactccccctctcactctccccctctcactttctctcccctctcactctcttccctctctctccctcattcactccccctctcattctctcccctctcactctcttacctctctccctctcattcactcccccccactctccctctcttctccctctcactctctcttcctcttccccctctcactctctttccccctcactctcttcccctctcactctctccccctctctcactctctcctccctctcagtCTCAccccctctcacactctctccctcctctctcactctccccctcactccctccccttctccatctcactcccccctctccttctcactcccccctctccaTTTCACGCCCCCCTCTCACTCTTTCCCCCCACCTTTTCAATTGTAACGTTTCCTCTACTTTTATCTTTGTCTGCCAGAGCTTTTCTTCTCTAAATATGGATGGTTACATCTCACTGCTCCAACATGTCCACACTCTGTAGGATTCCCAAACTACTGATGGGAATGTCTCCAAATCTGTTTTTGAAAGCTGCCTTCCTGTGGGGAAGCGTCATTAAATTGCAGGAAATCACAATTAGAATTTGTAGTTATGATTCATTTTACAGCCATATCATGTTGCAAACATCCATataaaaaccaccttacaaaaataaatgaaagcaGTGCATGAAATGTCAAAGCGATGGTTCATTTGATCATTTGGGAATTTGATGGCggcggggaggaagctgtccttgtgctcctgAGTACTCGACTTTagactcctgcacctccttcccaatagcagcagagtgaagagggcatggcctgggtggttgggtctttgaggatagaggctgctttcttaagacaccgcctcatgtcgatgtcctcgatggagtgaagtctggtgcctatgatgttaaggggtgtttggttcggtgcggactagaagggcctaatggcctgtttccgtgctgtaattgttatgttatgttatgtcgcaggccaagttaacatccCTCTGGAGGCGTTTTCTTGgcatgagagttggtgcctccatgccaggtagtgatgcagccagccagaatgctctccacgctatacctgtagaagtttacaagagtctttggtgacagactgaatttcctcagacacctTTGTTACTGCATCGAAATAAaggctccaggactgatccttggagatgttgacatccaggaatttgaagttcttgaccctctccactactgagccctcgatgagaactgggtcTTGTTcccctgaagtctacaatcatctccttggttttgctgacgttgagcgccaGGTTGTtcttgttacaccattcaacgagctgatcgatctccctcctgttcacctCCTCAtcgccgtttgtgattctgccgacaactgtggtgtcatcggcaaacttgtagatagcattggaattgagcctggccacagtcatgggtgtgaagaaa
Protein-coding regions in this window:
- the adora2b gene encoding adenosine receptor A2b, whose protein sequence is MGEPLRPAARAYISLELLMALLALLGNLLVCWSVAANNNLRTATNYFLVSLAVADIAVGTFAIPFAITISLGLALPFHPCLFLACFVLVLTQSSIFSLLGVAIDRYLAVSTHLRYHGLITGRRARLIIAVFWLLSFLIGLTPFFGWNQRGWTVKWQNCSTPLCDAHPGNSSSLRNVTGNCLFLNVVDMEYMIYFNFLGCVLIPLLVMLGIYVKIFTVARMQLQKIELSSGHSDKSRTFLQNQVRVAKSLSIIVGFFAFCWLPLHIINCIHYFHPQYFESLGTGIMDAAIILSHANSVGNPIIYAYKIQEFRNTFRKIIFKHILCRAESHFENDSNLFQHAVE